In Oryza sativa Japonica Group chromosome 3, ASM3414082v1, one DNA window encodes the following:
- the LOC4334189 gene encoding peamaclein: MKLNTTTTLALLLLLLLASSSLQVSMAGSDFCDGKCKVRCSKASRHDDCLKYCGVCCASCNCVPSGTAGNKDECPCYRDMTTGHGARKRPKCP, encoded by the exons ATGAAGctcaacaccaccaccaccctggctctcctcctgctcctgctcttGGCCTCCTCTTCCCTCCAAGTTTCCATGGCTGGATCAG ATTTCTGCGACGGCAAGTGCAAGGTGAGGTGCTCGAAGGCGAGCAGGCACGACGACTGCCTCAAGTACTGCGGCGTGTGCTGCGCCTCCTGCAACTGCGTGCCGTCGGGGACGGCCGGCAACAAGGACGAGTGCCCCTGCTACCGCGACATGACCACCGGCCATGGCGCTCGCAAGAGGCCCAAGTGCCCATGA
- the LOC4334190 gene encoding upstream activation factor subunit UAF30 — protein MASASMLSAASLSLSPSPLAALRPPRPAASFALPRRAAAAAVAVRAAAAASNSPAAAAQKKRAATGLTKPRLVSPALQAVVGAAEIPRTEALKRLWAYIKQHNLQDPADKKVIVCDEKLKVLFAGQERVGFLEVAKLLNPHFVK, from the exons ATGGCGTCCGCCTCCATGCTCAGCGCCGCGTCGCtgtccctctccccctccccgctcgccgccctccgcccgccccgccccgccgcctccttcgctctgccgcggcgcgccgccgccgccgccgtagccgtgcgcgcggccgccgcggcgtccaactccccggcggccgcggcccaGAAGAAGAGGGCGGCCACCGGGCTGACGAAGCCCCGGCTCGTGTCTCCGGCGCTGCAGGCGGTGGTGGGAGCCGCGGAGATCCCCCGCACCGAGGCGCTCAAGCGCCTCTGGGCCTACATCAAGCAGCACAACCTCCAG GATCCTGCGGACAAGAAGGTGATCGTGTGTGATGAGAAGCTGAAGGTCCTGTTTGCTGGCCAAGAGCGCGTGGGATTCCTGGAGGTCGCCAAGCTTCTGAACCCGCATTTTGTGAAGTGA